The following are encoded together in the Scytonema millei VB511283 genome:
- a CDS encoding LapA family protein, producing MKSLASFLTSSVVAVWIVAISLLSMQNADPIRLKFLRYQTIQLPVGFVLAVSAGVGVVATALMQPLWGMGDTPARSIEDDIEDEFSFDE from the coding sequence ATGAAATCCCTCGCTAGTTTTCTCACTTCTTCGGTTGTCGCTGTTTGGATTGTGGCAATCTCGCTACTATCTATGCAAAATGCCGATCCAATTCGGCTGAAGTTTTTACGCTATCAAACAATTCAATTACCCGTTGGTTTTGTTTTGGCTGTTAGTGCTGGTGTAGGAGTCGTCGCAACAGCTTTGATGCAGCCTCTATGGGGTATGGGTGATACGCCTGCACGATCTATTGAGGACGATATTGAAGATGAGTTTTCTTTTGATGAATAG
- a CDS encoding phosphate-starvation-inducible PsiE family protein, producing MNQPLKSPLHYWYEFFNRSAIVRSLETIQDLIVISLCVGLFCVMAIQLRGIFFMLLPPLNFHQITADILFLLILVELFRLLIIYLQEQRVSIGVAVEVSIVSVLREVIVRGVLEVPWNQILAACAFLLVLAALLVVRVWIPPTFKGIDPEKRYAKTHHNGSVPEDRIETLHVSSLHEM from the coding sequence ATGAATCAACCTTTAAAAAGCCCATTGCATTATTGGTATGAATTTTTCAATCGTAGTGCGATCGTGCGTAGCCTAGAAACAATTCAGGATTTAATTGTCATTTCTCTGTGCGTCGGTTTGTTCTGTGTGATGGCAATTCAACTGAGGGGAATCTTCTTTATGCTGTTACCTCCCCTCAACTTTCATCAAATCACTGCTGATATTCTCTTTTTATTAATTCTGGTTGAGTTGTTTCGACTGCTAATTATTTACCTGCAAGAACAGCGAGTGTCGATTGGTGTCGCTGTAGAAGTCTCGATCGTATCTGTATTAAGAGAAGTGATCGTGCGGGGAGTTTTGGAAGTACCCTGGAATCAAATTTTGGCTGCATGTGCTTTTTTGCTGGTATTAGCAGCTCTACTCGTTGTCCGCGTTTGGATACCCCCCACATTCAAAGGTATCGATCCTGAAAAACGGTACGCCAAAACCCACCACAACGGATCTGTACCAGAAGATCGTATAGAGACGTTACATGTATCGTCTCTACATGAGATGTAA
- a CDS encoding DUF4168 domain-containing protein — MKARYLSFIGMAIAVALSGGAAWAQSSSVPKEIQLSQADSPSQSPTQPTQPSQSQPPTQKPAQSQVSQKELQQFANAVKKLQPIQENAQNQIVQAIQQENLSEKRFGEIYQSRRNPQAQPTAKITPDENKKFDQANAKIEKIEQSTQGQMEQAVKGEGLDIQRFNQIFLTLRQNPDLLQKVREMVKTSG, encoded by the coding sequence ATGAAAGCTAGATATCTATCATTCATAGGTATGGCGATCGCAGTGGCATTGAGTGGTGGTGCTGCTTGGGCGCAATCAAGTTCTGTACCGAAAGAAATCCAGCTTTCACAGGCAGATAGCCCGTCCCAAAGTCCGACTCAACCAACTCAACCCTCCCAGTCTCAGCCACCGACTCAAAAACCAGCCCAATCACAGGTTAGTCAGAAAGAACTGCAACAATTTGCTAACGCAGTCAAAAAACTACAACCAATTCAAGAGAACGCCCAAAATCAGATCGTTCAAGCAATTCAGCAGGAAAATTTGAGCGAAAAACGATTTGGTGAAATTTACCAATCGCGCCGAAACCCTCAAGCGCAGCCCACAGCTAAAATTACCCCTGACGAAAATAAGAAGTTCGACCAAGCCAACGCGAAAATCGAAAAAATCGAGCAGTCCACCCAAGGGCAAATGGAGCAAGCTGTCAAGGGCGAAGGTTTAGATATTCAGCGATTCAATCAAATCTTTCTCACTCTGAGACAAAACCCAGACTTGCTGCAAAAAGTGCGAGAAATGGTTAAGACTTCCGGGTAA
- a CDS encoding CHAT domain-containing protein, whose protein sequence is MKNSHRKKSVSSHFRSQLEPIYFNRKRIIYSLFALVALLCTTQVPAIAKIPAPSATIPSQSIPIAQTGDRLQQGKTFYDTGQYAEAVNVLQQALQDYRAKNDTLKQALALSNLSLTYQQLGAWTEAKQAIDESLKLLGYAAEKTPESRLPCTGAQQCAPTDSRTQEVLAQALDIQARLQLLTGEAETAIETWGRSAALYTQVGNKAGEIRSQINSVQALRAMGLYSRALTKSTELNQSLRNTPASLTKAVSLRSLGEVLQQVGDLEQSRKTLQESLQIAQSLPSAPETAATLLSLGNTVSAQGDTDAALDYYQQAEKSAPTANTKLQAQLNQLQVLSQTQRDSAARELIPQIETQLAQLPPSRATVYAHINFADSLMKLGSREQGAGSRGKKAEGAETQGSRGAEEQQPSTVNRQPSTQEIAKVLATAVQQARSLKDPRAEAYALGSLGGLYEQVGQLAEAKKLTQQALSITQSIDAPDIAYSWQWQLGRLLKAEQDNKGAIAAYADAVKTLQSLRNDLVSINPSVQFSFRESVEPVYRQFVGLLLQDDGTQPSQDNLNQARSVFESLKAAELVDFFRAACLDTQPTQIDRVDPQAAVIYPVILEDRLEVILSLPKQPLRHYATALPRTQVESAIDQLRQNLVIRYSQDFLTLSQQVYDWLIRPAAADIDKSGVKTLVFVLDISLQKLPMAALHDGKQFLVQKYSVALTPSLELLQPQPLSRERLRALTAGLTEPRGDYPALTNVALELNQIRSEVPGRELLNQNFTSTSLRNQIKSLPFSIVHIASHAQFGSQADQTYILAWDGPINVKQLDELLRVREPSSDLERPNAIELLVLSGCRTVAGDRRAALGMAGVAVRAGARSTLATLWYVSDAATVPLMSQFYQELSTAEMTKAEALRRAQLALLQNPRYRHPVYWAPYVLVGNWL, encoded by the coding sequence ATGAAAAACTCGCATAGAAAAAAATCTGTTTCTTCCCATTTTCGATCGCAACTAGAGCCTATCTATTTCAACAGAAAACGAATTATATATAGCTTATTTGCCCTGGTAGCATTGCTGTGTACGACACAAGTACCCGCGATCGCCAAAATTCCCGCTCCATCTGCAACGATTCCCAGTCAGTCAATCCCAATTGCACAGACGGGCGATCGCTTGCAACAAGGTAAAACATTTTACGATACGGGTCAGTATGCAGAGGCAGTCAATGTCTTGCAACAAGCACTGCAAGACTACCGTGCTAAAAACGATACTCTCAAGCAAGCCCTAGCTTTGAGTAATCTCTCGCTAACATATCAACAACTCGGCGCTTGGACAGAAGCAAAACAGGCGATCGATGAGAGTCTCAAGTTGCTCGGATACGCAGCAGAGAAAACCCCCGAATCCCGACTCCCCTGTACGGGCGCACAGCAGTGCGCCCCTACCGACTCCCGCACCCAAGAAGTTCTCGCCCAAGCTTTAGACATCCAAGCCAGATTGCAACTACTAACAGGGGAAGCAGAAACAGCGATCGAGACTTGGGGGCGATCGGCAGCGCTCTATACTCAAGTTGGTAATAAAGCAGGAGAGATCCGCAGTCAGATTAATTCCGTCCAAGCGTTACGGGCGATGGGGCTTTATAGCCGTGCCTTGACAAAATCGACCGAACTCAACCAATCTCTGCGTAACACTCCCGCTTCTCTCACTAAAGCAGTCAGTTTGCGCAGCCTGGGAGAAGTCCTACAACAAGTTGGCGATCTGGAACAGTCTCGCAAAACCCTACAAGAAAGTTTGCAAATTGCCCAAAGCCTACCTTCTGCGCCAGAAACCGCAGCAACGCTCTTGAGTTTAGGTAACACGGTCAGCGCTCAAGGAGACACCGACGCAGCCTTAGACTACTATCAACAAGCAGAAAAGTCTGCTCCTACTGCCAATACTAAGCTTCAAGCTCAACTCAATCAACTGCAAGTATTAAGTCAAACTCAACGAGATTCAGCCGCCCGAGAATTAATTCCTCAAATCGAAACTCAACTAGCCCAACTACCTCCCAGCCGAGCTACGGTTTACGCGCATATTAACTTTGCGGATAGTTTGATGAAGTTAGGGAGCAGGGAGCAGGGAGCAGGGAGTAGGGGGAAGAAAGCTGAGGGAGCAGAGACGCAGGGAAGCAGAGGCGCAGAGGAGCAACAACCGTCAACCGTTAACCGTCAACCGTCAACCCAAGAAATTGCCAAAGTCTTAGCGACTGCGGTGCAACAGGCACGGAGTTTGAAAGATCCGCGAGCTGAAGCTTATGCTTTGGGTAGCTTGGGTGGATTGTACGAACAGGTGGGACAGTTGGCAGAGGCAAAAAAACTGACTCAGCAAGCACTATCGATTACTCAGTCAATCGATGCTCCAGATATTGCTTATAGCTGGCAATGGCAGTTAGGAAGGCTGCTGAAAGCGGAGCAAGATAATAAAGGTGCGATCGCGGCTTATGCCGATGCGGTGAAAACTCTCCAATCTCTGCGTAACGATCTTGTTAGCATCAACCCCAGCGTGCAGTTTTCTTTCCGCGAGAGCGTAGAACCCGTGTATCGGCAGTTTGTCGGGTTGCTGCTGCAAGATGATGGCACTCAACCGAGCCAAGACAATCTCAACCAAGCGCGTAGCGTCTTTGAATCTCTCAAAGCTGCCGAACTCGTCGATTTCTTTCGAGCAGCTTGTTTGGATACCCAGCCCACTCAAATCGATCGCGTCGATCCTCAAGCGGCTGTGATTTATCCGGTAATTTTAGAAGACCGTTTGGAAGTTATTCTCAGCTTGCCCAAGCAACCTTTACGCCATTATGCCACGGCTTTACCTCGCACTCAAGTCGAAAGCGCGATCGACCAGTTACGGCAAAATTTAGTGATCCGTTATTCTCAAGACTTTTTGACTCTCTCCCAACAAGTTTATGACTGGTTAATCCGACCCGCCGCCGCTGACATCGATAAGAGTGGTGTAAAAACTTTGGTATTCGTGCTGGATATTTCCTTGCAGAAACTACCAATGGCGGCTCTGCACGATGGCAAACAGTTTCTCGTTCAAAAATATAGCGTCGCTCTCACACCCAGTCTAGAATTACTCCAGCCCCAACCTTTAAGCCGAGAGCGTTTGAGAGCCTTGACTGCTGGATTGACCGAACCGCGAGGAGATTATCCAGCGCTGACGAATGTAGCCTTAGAGCTGAATCAAATTCGCTCGGAAGTGCCAGGAAGAGAGCTACTCAATCAAAATTTCACTAGCACATCGCTCAGAAACCAAATTAAATCTCTGCCTTTTTCCATCGTCCATATCGCCAGTCACGCTCAGTTTGGCTCGCAAGCCGATCAAACATATATTCTCGCTTGGGATGGACCGATCAATGTTAAGCAGTTAGACGAACTTCTGCGGGTACGCGAACCTAGCTCGGACTTAGAACGACCAAACGCGATCGAACTTCTGGTGTTAAGCGGCTGTCGTACCGTCGCTGGAGATAGACGAGCTGCGCTTGGTATGGCTGGAGTAGCAGTACGAGCCGGAGCGCGTAGCACCTTGGCGACTCTCTGGTATGTCAGCGATGCCGCTACCGTACCATTAATGAGTCAGTTTTACCAGGAGCTATCTACGGCTGAAATGACAAAAGCCGAGGCACTCCGCCGCGCTCAACTCGCTCTACTACAAAATCCCCGCTATCGCCATCCAGTTTACTGGGCACCCTACGTTTTGGTAGGGAATTGGCTGTGA
- a CDS encoding two-partner secretion domain-containing protein, with protein sequence MTRIFWCEALRLGLVGVVVGSAIASGSLTLAQVPPDSPIRPDNTLGVDNSIVNSSPDGIDTISGGATRGSNLFHSFEQFSIPNGRAALFDNGANIQNILTRVTGSSRSEIDGILAARGTANLFLLNPNGIIFGQNARLIVGGSFIATTANSIDFADGTQFSATPDTGAPLLTVSVPLGLQFGTNPGNIVNRASTFGLQVQPGRTIGLIGGNISLEGGDITAAGGRVELGAVAAPGVVGINPDPSGFRFSFPTDLTLSDISLTNAANVRTVASNGGSISVNARNFSISDRSSLVVGIFQGTVDSQAGNIEINARDTVTVDGTSSSTSSSGIQNSTFGSGNAGNISIATGSLNIIGNAQVGSLTNGQGNAGRVDIQARDRVSITGVSGGLLSVVAPSGIGNGADIRLRAGSLSLSNGSLIATSTLGRGNAGNIQIDTTGSISVSGGSVLQAASYSQGNAGNVTITAGDRISFDGGAVASILALPSDIPSNSTFLGEIPQIQSDRLGGNIRLNGRSLSLTNGTQIATSTREKGNAGNIEVNTTEGISASGGSILQAISTSGGSAGDITITAGDRVSFDGVGSNGLPSSVLSVLDRTSEPESGRRGGDIKLKARSLSLTNGAQFTTSTSGQGNAGNVEIDVSDAVDLVGISEIDRNFRSGIFSTVEATGKGKGGDINLSAGSLSINDGAQVNANSGGEGDAGNITVNVANNTNLDGTGPLVGGGIFSNLEGGVGKGGNVSLTTGSLSLKDGANISASTFSQGDAGSVTLDVRDLLSIDGTSNRGFSSGVFSAVQPQAVGNGGNVNVAAGSISLTNGGIISASSLGQGNAGNVTIDARDAIVLDGVGTNNLPSSVFSSISGTSELRGDRQGGDIRLRGRSLSLTNGAQLNSSSLVGQGSAGNIDVDVRSLNLDRGNIFAITTSGDGGNIQLRANKGIRLRNNSQISTTAGTNRQPGNGGNITINTPLIIANSDGNNDITANAFSGNGGRVDITADSIVGFTPLSRQELQALLGTDDPTQLDPSRLPSNDITAISQTNPSLSGTVTFNAADIDPSRDIVELPTGLVDASTLVAAGCPSGVENRFTVAGRGGLPPAPGDKLSPDALLTDWATLQTPETQNRAAVESSIPEVTQTATTPVEPIQEATSWQFDLDGKVILTTAPSATTRGYSSPTSCQGS encoded by the coding sequence ATGACGCGAATATTTTGGTGTGAGGCACTCAGGCTAGGATTAGTTGGTGTAGTGGTAGGAAGCGCGATCGCTAGTGGGAGTCTTACGCTAGCTCAAGTTCCACCGGATAGCCCAATTAGACCTGATAATACTCTAGGCGTAGATAATTCTATAGTCAACTCCAGCCCAGATGGTATAGATACAATTTCTGGTGGAGCCACGCGGGGAAGTAATTTATTTCATAGCTTCGAGCAATTTTCCATCCCCAATGGACGGGCAGCTTTATTTGACAACGGAGCAAATATTCAAAATATCCTCACCAGAGTTACGGGTAGCTCCAGATCTGAGATTGACGGCATTTTAGCAGCAAGAGGTACGGCGAATTTATTCCTACTCAATCCCAACGGGATTATTTTCGGTCAAAACGCCAGACTCATAGTCGGTGGTTCCTTCATTGCCACGACAGCTAACAGTATCGACTTTGCTGATGGAACGCAGTTTAGCGCTACCCCAGATACAGGTGCGCCGCTACTCACCGTCAGCGTTCCCTTGGGTTTGCAATTTGGCACGAATCCAGGGAATATCGTCAATCGTGCTAGTACTTTCGGTTTACAGGTACAGCCTGGGAGAACGATAGGGCTAATTGGTGGGAATATCAGCTTAGAAGGCGGAGACATAACTGCTGCGGGTGGACGTGTAGAATTAGGTGCAGTCGCCGCTCCAGGTGTGGTAGGAATTAATCCCGATCCCAGTGGTTTCCGCTTCAGCTTTCCTACAGATTTAACCCTATCAGACATATCGCTCACAAACGCAGCCAATGTGAGAACGGTTGCCAGCAATGGTGGTAGCATTAGCGTCAATGCTCGAAACTTCAGTATTTCAGATAGAAGTAGCTTGGTGGTTGGAATATTTCAAGGGACAGTTGACTCTCAAGCAGGAAATATAGAAATTAATGCTAGAGATACAGTCACCGTGGACGGCACGAGTTCCTCAACTTCTAGTAGCGGTATCCAAAACTCAACATTCGGTTCGGGAAATGCTGGTAATATTTCGATCGCCACAGGTTCTTTAAATATTATCGGTAATGCCCAAGTTGGTTCGCTCACTAACGGACAAGGTAACGCTGGTAGGGTTGATATCCAAGCCCGAGATCGAGTATCCATTACCGGAGTTAGTGGTGGATTATTGAGTGTTGTAGCACCATCGGGGATTGGCAACGGTGCAGACATTCGCCTCCGTGCAGGCTCGCTGTCCCTCTCTAACGGTTCGCTAATCGCCACTTCCACTCTTGGTAGAGGTAATGCAGGTAATATTCAAATTGACACCACAGGAAGTATTTCTGTGAGTGGCGGCTCAGTGTTGCAGGCTGCTTCCTACAGTCAGGGAAATGCTGGTAACGTCACAATTACGGCTGGCGATCGCATTTCTTTTGATGGAGGTGCAGTAGCGAGCATTTTAGCTCTACCATCAGACATACCGAGCAATTCTACTTTTTTAGGCGAGATTCCACAGATACAAAGCGATCGCTTGGGTGGAAATATTCGCCTCAATGGGCGATCGCTGTCGTTAACAAATGGAACGCAAATAGCGACTTCAACCAGGGAAAAAGGTAATGCTGGCAATATAGAAGTCAATACCACCGAGGGAATTTCTGCCAGCGGCGGTTCGATATTGCAAGCCATTTCTACTAGTGGGGGTAGTGCAGGTGATATTACAATTACGGCTGGCGATCGCGTTTCATTTGACGGAGTAGGCTCTAATGGTTTGCCTAGCTCAGTCTTAAGCGTGTTGGATCGAACATCCGAACCGGAAAGCGGACGTAGAGGTGGCGATATTAAGCTCAAAGCGCGATCGCTCTCTTTGACTAATGGCGCTCAATTCACGACTAGTACCTCGGGGCAGGGCAATGCAGGTAATGTAGAGATCGATGTGAGCGATGCTGTCGATTTGGTTGGCATTAGTGAGATCGATCGCAACTTCAGAAGTGGCATTTTTAGCACCGTAGAAGCGACTGGCAAAGGCAAGGGGGGTGACATTAACTTGAGTGCTGGATCGCTATCCATAAATGATGGCGCTCAAGTCAATGCTAATTCTGGGGGTGAAGGAGACGCTGGTAACATTACAGTCAATGTAGCAAATAACACTAATCTCGATGGTACAGGTCCACTGGTTGGCGGCGGGATCTTCAGCAATTTGGAAGGAGGCGTAGGCAAAGGTGGCAATGTCAGCCTCACGACAGGCTCTTTATCGTTAAAAGACGGAGCCAATATCTCTGCTAGCACCTTTAGCCAAGGAGATGCTGGCAGCGTCACGCTCGATGTCCGCGATCTCCTCTCCATTGATGGAACGAGTAATAGAGGATTTAGTAGCGGGGTTTTCAGCGCCGTTCAACCGCAAGCTGTAGGCAATGGTGGTAACGTCAATGTAGCAGCTGGCTCCATATCTTTGACTAATGGTGGGATAATCTCTGCTAGCTCCCTCGGTCAAGGCAACGCTGGCAACGTCACGATTGATGCCCGCGATGCTATTGTTTTGGATGGTGTAGGAACCAATAACCTTCCCAGTAGCGTTTTCAGTAGTATTTCAGGAACTTCAGAGTTAAGAGGCGATCGCCAAGGTGGAGATATTCGCCTTCGGGGGCGATCGCTCTCTTTAACTAATGGCGCTCAATTGAATAGCAGCAGCCTCGTCGGACAGGGTAGTGCAGGCAATATCGATGTAGATGTGCGATCGCTCAACCTCGATCGAGGTAACATCTTTGCCATCACCACTTCAGGCGATGGCGGTAACATTCAACTACGAGCTAACAAAGGAATACGACTGCGTAATAACAGTCAAATATCAACCACAGCAGGGACGAACCGACAACCTGGTAATGGGGGTAATATCACAATTAATACTCCCCTCATCATTGCCAACTCTGATGGCAATAACGATATCACTGCAAATGCATTCAGTGGCAATGGTGGTAGGGTCGATATTACAGCCGATAGTATCGTTGGCTTCACGCCACTCTCGCGTCAAGAACTCCAGGCTTTGTTGGGAACTGACGATCCGACACAGTTAGATCCTAGCCGCCTACCCAGTAACGACATTACCGCAATCTCTCAAACTAATCCTTCTCTGAGCGGTACTGTCACCTTTAACGCTGCTGATATCGATCCCAGTCGAGACATTGTGGAACTACCTACGGGATTGGTCGATGCCTCCACGTTAGTCGCAGCCGGGTGTCCTTCGGGAGTAGAGAATCGCTTCACCGTCGCCGGACGTGGCGGGTTACCCCCCGCACCAGGGGATAAACTCAGTCCTGATGCTCTCCTCACCGATTGGGCAACTCTGCAAACGCCGGAAACTCAAAACCGTGCCGCAGTAGAGTCAAGTATCCCAGAGGTAACGCAGACTGCAACAACTCCTGTAGAACCCATTCAGGAAGCCACATCTTGGCAATTCGATCTCGATGGCAAGGTGATCCTGACGACTGCACCCTCAGCTACCACTCGCGGATACAGTTCACCTACCTCATGCCAAGGTTCGTGA